In the genome of Defluviitalea raffinosedens, the window AGATTCAACAATTTTATCTCTATAAGGTTCAACAGCATCTGTTAAATCAACCAAAGGCACTTCATCCCCTGCCAAAAAGTCAGGGAATCTGCCAAGCTCAATATCAGAAATATCAGGAGCACCCTGACCAGTTTGAACAGCAATCAGCAGTTTATTATGCATATCATCATAAGGCATAACCGTAACGTTTAATTTGATTTGTCTGTCAGGATTTTCTTTATTCCAAAGTTCAAGCATCTTTTCAAAGTGTTTTCCATGCAAGTCAACAAAAGTCCAGTAACTCAGCTCTGTTGCATTTTCACCTGCGGTATCTGCCCCTAATTGCTTTTCCTGTACTGCAGGGGTTCCACTTTTAGATTGGTCTGTAGTACTTTTGCTTCCACAACCTATTAATGAAGTCATTACCAGGGTTAAAGCCAATATGAATGAGCTCCATCTTAAAATTCTTTTTTTCATTGCTTTATCCTCCCTTTATGGATTAAAAATTTTTATTAAAAAGGCATTAGCCTTTTTTAATTTAAATTAAATTATTATTGATTAATTTGTTGTATTACTTATATTGTTGTAGGTTTTAGACATTTTTCGAAAGGAATAACGGATTAATTTATAAATATAATACAACTATTTTTGGGGTTGGTCAATATATTTTTAATTATTTTTTTAAATATTTTAGATTTATCTAAAAAAAGTCGGTCATTCTTTAGTTTAAATTAAAATTTCATAGCTTAGAATATTCATGAAATCACAAACTAATTTATATTTATTTAAAATATACTTTTTAATATATGTAAAATTGCACTATAATATATTGAATTTAAACAGTTAAAATCAGCAATTTTTACAGCAAAGAAAGGTTCATCTTTATTATAATTGATATTATTTTTGAACCTTCTTGATTTCCTCAGGTTAATAAGCTATACTATACCTATTCTATAATAGTAAAAACCATTTATTAGGGAGGCTGCCATCTATGCTGCATATCAAATCTCTGGATGAAGGTTTGGAGATCTTCAAAGCCCTTGCTTCTGACATTCGTATATCCATAATCAAGCTATTGTTAAATAACAACGAACTCAACATGAATGAGTTGGCTGCCCAATTAAACATAACGAACGGTGCCTTAACCAGTCATATCAAAAAACTGGAAAGTTGCGGGTTAATCTCCATCTCCAACGAATCTACCGGCCACGGCAATCAAAAAAAGTATATGGTACATGTCGATAAAATTTTAATAGAAGTAAATTCTAAAGAAGATGAGCAAAACATATACGAAACCAATATCAAAGTTGGACACTATTCTGATTATCAGGTTTTCCCAACCTGCGGTCTTGCAACGTCCAAATCCATTGTCGGAGAAGTTGACGACCCCAGATACTTTGCCCATCCCGATCGTTTTCAAAGTGATATTCTTTGGTTCACCAAGGGTTATGTTGAATACCTCATACCAAACTTTTTACCTGTTTCTCAAAAGATTGATCAAATCACCATCTCCCTGGAATTAGGCTCTGAAGCACCGGGATACAATGACACATGGCCTTCAGACATCCATTTTTACATTAATAATAAATGGATAGGTTCCTGGACAAGCCCGGGAGATTTCGGAGGCGTTAAGGGCATATTTACCCCTGAATGGTGGGAAATCAACTGGAATCAATACGGTCTTCTCAAATTAATCGTAATCAACCGAAAAGGAACCTTTATTGACGGATTAAAAATCTCAGATGTTTCTCTGAATGATTTTGATCTGGATTACAGAAGCACTATAAAGTTTAAACTGGCTGTACCAGAAGACGCTAAACACGTTGGCGGATTAACCATATACGGCAAAAACTTTGGTAACTACAATCAGGATATCAACGTCCGCATTCATTACAGCCCTTACGAAACAGCTGTTCCTTCTGATCCATCCTCCACTGGCCACTCTCTGTAAGTTAAAATCCGAAGCCAAACTTAGAATAATAAAATTTCTCACAAGTATATTTCTTTTAAAACATCCACTGGTTATTGATCACCAGTGGATGTTTTTATTTTGCGAGATAAAAAAGACTGTTGATATTTTAATGCATATCAACAGCTTTAAAATGAATTCCTTAGACTTTTATTCCTGTTGAAAGCACAATGATCATCAGTAAAATCAAAGCATTTCCTTAACCCATACCAGCATCTCACCAGTTTTTCGATTCCCCCAGTATGGGTAAGGTATAAATGTCAGCATTTTTTGTTCTGATGTTATTTTCTGCTCTGAGTAAAGCTGATTTACATCCCATCCTTCCTGGGTCACTTTCTTTCCCTCGCATTTTATCACTACAGTACCCCCAAGCAATTCTTTGTCATAATACTCTAAAAGCTTAGAAGATGTATCTATATAATAGGCTGGTAAATTGGATTCATTATCCACCTCTTCCATACAGTAAACCAGCGGCCCTTTCATTACCGCTACCTTCCCTATATTTTCTTTAACCAGAGGATTTGCCCTGACAAAACGAGGGGTCAAATCAAAATGAATATCAATGGTTCTCTGATCCATCTCCAATTCCAGAACACAATAACCACCTGTAATCTGCGGCGAATCAACAACTCCTCCATCA includes:
- a CDS encoding ArsR/SmtB family transcription factor, yielding MLHIKSLDEGLEIFKALASDIRISIIKLLLNNNELNMNELAAQLNITNGALTSHIKKLESCGLISISNESTGHGNQKKYMVHVDKILIEVNSKEDEQNIYETNIKVGHYSDYQVFPTCGLATSKSIVGEVDDPRYFAHPDRFQSDILWFTKGYVEYLIPNFLPVSQKIDQITISLELGSEAPGYNDTWPSDIHFYINNKWIGSWTSPGDFGGVKGIFTPEWWEINWNQYGLLKLIVINRKGTFIDGLKISDVSLNDFDLDYRSTIKFKLAVPEDAKHVGGLTIYGKNFGNYNQDINVRIHYSPYETAVPSDPSSTGHSL